TACTACTTTTGGGGTATTTTGATTGACTTGCCGAGTGACTAGTTTAGCATTACATCAAACCATATTCACCATGAAGAAAGTTATTTTTATTGTTTTAGTTGCGGTCGGATTTCAGGTCGCTCCGGCTTATTCCCAATTTGGTATTCAAGCCGGTCCTGTTGGCACCTTGGGTGAAGCATTCGAAACAGCCGATGGGTTAGACAAACTGGGGGGAACGATCGGCTTCACATTCGGTGCTTTTTACAACGTAGCACTTACGAAAAACATAGCGATTCAGCCTTCGGTCAATTATCTGAACAGACGTTGGGGTGATGAACTAGAAGATTTGGATACTGGTGATATCACCAATACTTCCATGTCGATCAATTACCTCGAAATTCCAGTCCAACTGGTATATCATAGTGAGGAGGAAACGGGGGTGTTTGCCGGCATCGGTCCCTCCCTGATGTATGGTTTATCTGGAAAGAGGACTGTTGACTTCAATGGCAACAGAACCTCAACTGATTATGAATTTGGGAGTGGAGCAAATCAGGAGTCTCCCATGACTATAGGATTTAACCTGATGTTTGGCTATGATTTCGGAAAGATTTTGATGGGATTGAATTACGGTAGTGGTCTAACAAACCAAGCCACCGACAATCGGGATCAGGGAAACGGAAGCCACCTGGCACTTAGAGTGGGGTACACATTTTAGTGATTCGAAAGAAATAGCGAAGTCCTCAAGGGCCGCATCATCAAACAGTAATCCCTCATTCTACATAACCCTAAAACCTTCCCGAATCCGGGACGGTTTTTTTTTGAACAAGGCACCATGGCACATAGTTAAATGTACCTATAAAGGCAGTTTTACTACTTTTGGGGTATTTTAAGCATTAAGCAAAATTATGAAATTTAACTCAGAAAAATTTTAACCTAAAAACAAATCATAAAATCATGAAGACCTTGGACTTAAACACTTATGTATTTACGCGACTGTAGGTCGCTTTTTAAAATACCCTTTTGATTTTGATGATTACCAAGCCGTCTGCGAGTACTTCGGGATTAACCCTTAATTCATTCTTCGTATGTTTTTTTAAGAGTCATCCAGTTTGGGTGGTTTTTTTTGAGTTTTAGTCAAGATCCAAGTTTAGAGCCAAGAGCCAAGAGCCAAGAACCAAGAGACAAGAGACAAGAAGCGAGATGCGAGAAGCGAGAGGTTGGAAACCAGAAGGGAGATGCGAGAGGTTGGAAACAAATAGCTTTTCCTGAAGACTACAATTGGCAGGTTTTCAGAGTTTCATGCAGATCATGATTCCTTAGGGGCATCTCCTGAGGTATGGGAGATTCTTCGCCTTAGCAAGCTGCGGCTCTGAATGACGAGGAACCTGATATCATAACCCTTTTTGTAAATTCCAATTTTGAAAACTCGGCTAGTCAACAATCAATACCTGCCCCAAGTTCATTGGTGAAGCACCTTACCTAGGTCTAATTTCTCGGTTCTCGGTTCTCGCATCTTTATTCTTGATTGTATTATATTTCAAGAATATTTTGTACTTTTAGAAGTGCCAATTATTATTTAATCTGAATTTTTCCAATAGACTCGTTTTTAAAAATGACCTATTCAATCTCCCCATCCAAAATCCCAGGGCAAAAATCAAATTGGTCATGATATTGACTACATTTTGGATAAACCACAGGTCTGTGGCGATTTGGGTGTTGAGGAGGCCTTTGACAAAAAAGGTGCAGAAGTTGTAAAAAAAGATTCCAAAAACTATCCAAAAGGATAATGGAAGGGATTTTTCTTTTTTCCCTTCCACTATCTCCAATACCAAGAATCCCGCAAAAAAGGCCAGACTTACCTCTGTGAAGATATAATAAGAAGAAAAGGCAGGTTGATAAAAAATGATCAATAGCCAAAACAGAAAACTGAGTAGCATGAAAATCTTGGTCAATTTGACAACGACCTTACTTTGGCTGAAATATCCGATCCACCAAAAGTAAAATATGGGTTCCACCAAACTATAAGCATAGCGAAAAAACCAATTTCCTTGGGTATTGTTCGTGACATACATGTACCAACCGGTCAGATCAATCAGAAATCCAAAAAACAGAAAGGCCAAAAACAGCGGGTATGGCTTAACCTTTTGCATACCAAATCCTATCCCCGAAAGGATAGGAAGAAGTACTGAAAAAGTAGATATGATCTTAAGATAATAAGCCGCGTCCGTCATTCAATAGTTATAAGCAAAATTGTCAAATCCAGAAATCAAAACCTGATTCAGTTTTCCTCCTCCGTGTTTGGTGGTGGTGGAGGCCAGGAATGTTGGAGAAATGTTTTTTCTGATACTACACCTGAACCAGCATCTTCCTTGGGAAGAATTATATTCCCCTCTTTATCAATACCTGCAAGGATGGGCCTAATGTAATTAGGGAAGTGTAAGGTGTCTCTGCTATAACCCATGATAAAAGCTATTCTATCTGGTTTTCTACCCATGAAAGTTTTGAATTCATCGTTATTTTCAAAATAAGCAATTGAGTATTTGCAATATGGATCCGAAGTTCCAACCTCATTTGTGGAGGGACTTTTAATTTGATTCTTGAAATTTTGCGAAAATCTGATCACATTTTTTTTTCTAATTTTATTTGGATTAGGCTTGGAATTTTTAAAAATATCTCTCTTTAAAAAGGTTTCAACATTGGGTTTGTCGATGGGTTTTTTCCAATAGCCTTTCATTTTAGGAATAAATAAGTTTTCAAGCATATTGGTTTGATCCTCGGGGTTCTTTTTATCGTACCTATCTAGCGTTTCTAAAGCTAAGAAAAACTTAGGAAAAGGACCTATTCCACTTCTCAAACAATACCAAAATCTGACTCCACTTTTATCCTCAGAAATATTCAATGCACTCGAATTAAACAATCCCAAAAAATATTCCTTAAAAGGAAATGCAGCGTTTAAATCAGGTATTTTAAGATAATTATTGGATAACTCCACAGTCTCATCCAATCCAAATGGGTCAGATACAAGAGCTATTTTTGTTTTTTCGCTAAGAGAATAATCAATTTTTTTCATGATTAAATATGTTTAAGTAATAACTAACCCCACTTTGTCAAATTAAAATAGTCGTAAGAAATTTACATTTCTATTCGACCGTCCTTCTAAATGAAGGAAATGTCCCTTTAGGGACTATATATGGGTAGCAAGAATCTGGTTTTAATGGATTTCAGTGCCTTTAGGTACGGGATATATGTTGTACCTAAAGGCACAAATGTCTTTCGATTGATCGTTTATTTTACCCATATTATGTCCCTAAAGGGACCTTTGCCAATATCAAATTATATTATTATTGAGAATCTTCAAATAAGGAATCTATAACTTGACAAAGTAGGGCTAATAAAGAGAACCCAATTGAGCAGGAAAATCACTGACAATTTTCCAATCCACCTAGGTGGACAAGTTCTTCCAATATTCCAATCTTCCAATCTTCCAATCCGCCACGGCGGACAAGTTCTTCCAATCCACCCAAGCGGACAAGTTCTTCCAATCCACCTCATACACCATCCTGCTCCCAAGTCTAAAATCTCACGTCTCACAACTTATGTCTTTTTTCAAATCCCCACTCCCCCCCAATCTTTCTCCCCCTTTCCCAAGCGTTTGGTCAGCTGCATCTCGGCGGATTTTGGGGAAGAAATACTCAGCGTAAACTGCCCCCCGATCGGACTGTCCACATACCATTGGAGGACATGTTCATCATCACTGAGTTC
This window of the Aquiflexum balticum DSM 16537 genome carries:
- a CDS encoding porin family protein, translating into MKKVIFIVLVAVGFQVAPAYSQFGIQAGPVGTLGEAFETADGLDKLGGTIGFTFGAFYNVALTKNIAIQPSVNYLNRRWGDELEDLDTGDITNTSMSINYLEIPVQLVYHSEEETGVFAGIGPSLMYGLSGKRTVDFNGNRTSTDYEFGSGANQESPMTIGFNLMFGYDFGKILMGLNYGSGLTNQATDNRDQGNGSHLALRVGYTF